In a single window of the Streptomyces sp. NBC_00094 genome:
- a CDS encoding DoxX family protein, whose product MFIAYTVVAALLAFALSASAFLTVTRHPQIAATMVKLSVPDSWMPWLATAKAAGAIGLLAGLAVPLLGEAAAIGVVLFFAGAAVVHLRAKDRDVAPVVLLGLLAAAALVLRIASN is encoded by the coding sequence ATGTTCATCGCCTACACCGTCGTCGCCGCGCTGCTCGCCTTCGCGCTCTCCGCCTCCGCCTTCCTGACCGTCACCCGCCATCCGCAGATCGCCGCCACCATGGTCAAACTGAGCGTCCCCGACTCCTGGATGCCATGGCTCGCGACCGCGAAGGCGGCGGGCGCGATCGGCCTGCTCGCGGGCCTCGCCGTCCCCCTGCTCGGCGAGGCGGCGGCGATCGGCGTGGTCCTCTTCTTCGCCGGCGCGGCCGTCGTCCATCTGCGAGCCAAGGACCGCGACGTGGCGCCGGTCGTCCTCCTCGGCCTGCTCGCGGCGGCCGCGCTGGTCCTGCGCATAGCCTCGAACTAA